A window of the bacterium HR11 genome harbors these coding sequences:
- a CDS encoding Putative thiazole biosynthetic enzyme encodes MNGWDVIVVGGGPAGLHTAERLAEAGFAVLVLDNRPSIGAGKVCTGIVGAEAFQRWDLPRETVLTEVQTVRFVGPNDTGFLYRHPTVLAYAVRRDRLDEALARRAAARGVVVLPGHWVQTLHVGPAGVTLEGSQGPDRAPFREQARLLVLATGVNFRFHRRLGLGRPLDFLRAAQAHVPVVRPLDCTTCYIGRTVAPGAFAWAVPIYSDTVRAGLMAEAPIKPLFRNFLTRYGATWDLDPRRQVPVDYKPIAQGWQGPMTADRVVAVGEAAGQVKTTTGGGIYYGMIGAEVAAEVIAECLRRDALRRTDLALYERRVRQVLGPEIQAGYALRKMFARLSDGQIERLLQFVQRDGILGVVQARAHFDWHLNLLKSVLQFAWVRRLLGLAG; translated from the coding sequence TTGAACGGATGGGACGTCATCGTCGTCGGGGGCGGTCCGGCGGGCCTCCATACGGCGGAACGCTTGGCCGAGGCGGGCTTTGCGGTCCTGGTGTTGGACAATCGCCCGTCCATCGGGGCCGGTAAGGTCTGCACGGGCATCGTGGGCGCCGAAGCCTTCCAGCGCTGGGACCTGCCGCGAGAGACCGTCCTCACGGAGGTCCAGACCGTCCGGTTCGTCGGTCCTAACGACACGGGCTTCCTGTATCGTCATCCGACCGTCCTGGCCTATGCCGTCCGCCGAGACCGCCTGGACGAGGCCCTGGCCCGGCGGGCCGCCGCTCGGGGCGTCGTCGTCCTGCCGGGTCATTGGGTCCAGACCCTCCACGTCGGGCCGGCGGGGGTCACCCTCGAAGGCTCCCAGGGGCCTGACCGGGCGCCCTTTCGGGAACAGGCCCGCCTCCTGGTCCTGGCGACCGGCGTCAACTTTCGGTTCCACCGGCGGTTGGGCCTGGGGCGGCCCCTGGACTTTCTGCGGGCGGCCCAGGCGCACGTGCCCGTCGTTCGACCCCTGGACTGTACGACCTGCTACATCGGCCGGACCGTGGCACCGGGTGCCTTCGCCTGGGCCGTCCCCATCTATTCCGATACGGTCCGGGCCGGCCTGATGGCCGAAGCCCCTATCAAGCCCCTGTTTCGGAATTTCCTGACGCGATACGGCGCCACGTGGGATCTCGATCCCCGTCGCCAGGTTCCCGTGGACTACAAGCCCATCGCCCAGGGCTGGCAGGGCCCGATGACGGCGGACCGGGTCGTGGCCGTGGGGGAAGCGGCCGGCCAGGTCAAGACGACGACGGGCGGCGGCATTTACTACGGCATGATCGGGGCGGAGGTGGCCGCCGAGGTCATTGCCGAATGCCTCCGTCGGGACGCCCTCCGCCGGACCGACCTGGCCCTTTACGAACGACGCGTCCGGCAGGTCTTGGGTCCGGAGATTCAGGCCGGCTATGCCCTCCGCAAGATGTTCGCCCGCCTGAGTGACGGCCAGATCGAGCGGCTTCTCCAGTTCGTCCAGCGAGACGGCATCCTGGGCGTCGTCCAGGCCCGGGCCCACTTCGACTGGCATCTGAATCTGCTGAAGTCGGTCCTGCAATTCGCCTGGGTCCGGCGTCTCCTCGGTCTGGCCGGGTAG